Sequence from the Mycobacterium florentinum genome:
CGATCGGCGTCGTGGCCACCCTGGTGGTGCTGCGCTCGTACGGCTTGCTGATCCAGAAGTCCGCCTCGTTGGACGTGCCCATACTGGTGGTGTCGCTGGCCGCGTTGCTGCTCGGGCTGCCCACCATGATCCTGACGTCGCGATCGATTTCGGACCCGATCGGCGAAGTCGTCGATGCGATGGCCCAGGTACAACGCGGCAACATCGACACCACCGTCGGCTCCTACGAGCGATCCCAAATCGGGCGGCTGCAAACGGGATTCAACCGCATGGTGGCCGGGCTGGCCGAGCGGGACCGGCTGCGCGACCTGTTCGGGCGCCACGTCGGGGCCGACGTCGCGCAGCGGGCCATCGAAGAGGGCGCCTCGCTGTCGGGGGATGTGGTCGAGGCGGCGGTCTTGTTCATCGATCTGGTGGGTTCGACTCAGCTCGCGGAAAGCCGTCCACCCCAAGAGGTTGCCGACGTGCTCAATGATTTCTTCCGCATCGTCGTCGACGCCGTCGACGAACACAACGGCCTGATCAACAAATTCGCCGGCGATGCCGCGCTGGCCATCTTCGGGGTGCCGCTGCGGACGGGCGAGCCGTCATCGGCGGCGCTGGCCACGGCGCGCACGCTGGGGACCCAACTGCGTCGGCTCCCGGTGGATTTTGGTATCGGAGTGTCGGCGGGCCGCGTCTTCGCCGGCAACATCGGTGCCGAAAACCGTTATGAATACACGGTAATCGGCGATGCGGTCAACGAGGCCGCGCGCCTGGCGGATCTTGCCAAGACCTCGGATCGGCGGATCCTATGCTCGGCGGCGGCGATCGAACGGGCCGACGAGGCCGAACGGGGTCACTGGGCCCAGTGCTATTCCACGGTGCTGCGCGGCCGCTCCGAGGCCACGCACGTCTCGGCGCCCGCGGGCCCGGACTGACCGCGCTACTTCGAGACCTTCAGCGATCCGATCACCTGATTGAGCAGCCCGGCCGAGGCCGCGTCGCCGATGGGTGTCGCACCCAGGAAGATCGTGACCGGCTTGGTGTCGACCGCGATGATGACCACGGCGTCACCCTTCACATTGCGGGCGGGGTCCGCGATCGTGACGTCGGCGTCCACCCGGGCGGCCTTGATTCCCTCCACCGTGATCGACGACTTCTTGATCGGGCCCAGCGTCGGTGAGGCGTTCGAATAGCCGGGGCCTTCGGCCACGCAATTCATCAACTTCGCCGCCTGCGCGCTGACGTCCATGCTGGGGACGAAGTTGGTGACCGCGACCTCGGCCTGCATCACCCATTGACTGGCGCCCGGAACCTCCTGCGCAAGCCCCACGGCGCCAATGAGATTCGGAGTCTGGTCGTCGGAGAACGGCATCCATCCGGGTGCCGCGGTGGCCGGAAACGACAACTTGCCCGCCTTGATCGGCGCGCCGCCCACGGGCTTGTCGCCGCCAGACACATTGGGCGTGCAATCGGTTGCGGTCTGTCCGGAACCACCCGGCTGCGACGTCGGCGCGGCCGTCGTCGTCGACGGATTGGCCTTGGGGGACTTGGGTTCGTTGTTCAGGCTGACGACCAGGATCACGACCAGAGCGATGACGCCCAGCACCGCGATGCCGGCGACGATCAGCCAGGGCATGTTCGACCGCGGCCCGTTCGGCGGCGGTCCCCCGGGATAGGAGCCGGGCGGCCAACCGGGGGCATACTGCGGCCCGGTCTGACCGTACGGCTGACCCGGATAGCCGGGTGCCGAGGGATCCATTCCTTGTGGATTGGTGAACGGACCGGTCGGTGGGTACGGATACGCGCCGCTCTGCGGCCCCGAGTAGGGGCCGCCCTGCGGATAAGGGGGCGGGCCGCCTTGCGGCGGACCACCTTGCGGTGGGCCCCAATAAGGGCCCTGGCCATACGGATTCGCTCCGTACGGGTCCTGCCCGTAGGGACCGCCCGGAGGAACCGTCATTGCAGAACCACCCCCACCTAATTCGCTGGTTTGACCTTAGCCATCGCCAGCACGTCGAGCCGGCGGTCGAGTTCCTCGATCGATAACTTGTCGCCGATCAGGCCGCGGTCGATCACGGTCTGACGGATCGTCTTCTTCTCCTTGAGCGCCTGTTTGGCCACGGCAGCGGCTTCCTCGTAGCCGATGGCCGAGTTCAAGGGTGTCACGATCGACGGCGACGACTCGGCCAACTCGCGCAGATGTTCTTCGTTGGCCTTCAAGCCGACGATGCAGCGTTCGGCGAACAGCTTGGACACGTTTGTCAGCAGCTTGAACGACTCCAGGACGTTGCGGGCCATCATCGGGATGTACACGTTGAGTTCGAACGCGCCCGACAAGCCGCCGACGGCGACGGCGGCGTCGTTGCCGATCACCTGCGCGGCGACCTGCGTAACCGCCTCCGGCAGAACCGGATTGACCTTGCCCGGCATGATCGAGCTACCCGGCTGCAGGTCCGGCAGCGCGATCTCGGCCAAGCCGGTCAGCGGCCCGGAACCCATCCAGCGGATGTCGTTGGCGATCTTGGTCAACGACACGGCGATGGTGCGCAGCGCCCCGGACGCCTCCACCAGGCCGTCACGCGCGGCCTGAGCCTCGAAAGAGTTTGCCGCCGTGCGCAATTCGGACAGTCCCGTCGAAGCGACCAGCGCCTCGACCACCCTGGGGCCGAAGCCGTCGGGAGCGTTGAGCCCGGTGCCCACCGCGGTTCCGCCGATGGCCAGCTCGCCCAGCCGCGGCAGCGTGGCACGTACCCGCTCGATCCCGGCCTCGATCTGGCGGGCGTAGCCGCTGAATTCCTGGCCGAGTGTCACCGGGACGGCGTCCATCAGGTGAGTGCGGCCCGACTTGACCACGGTGTGCCACTCGCTGGCCTTGGTCGCCAGCGCGTCGTGCAGTACCTCGAGCGCCGGGATCAGATGGCGGACTGCGGCTTCGGTGGCCGCGATGTGGGTGGCGGTCGGGAAGGTGTCGTTGGACGACTGCGACATGTTGACGTCGTCGTTGGGGTGCACCGTGACGCCGTTGGCGGCCGCGATGGACGCGATCACCTCGTTGGTGTTCATGTTGGAGCTGGTGCCCGAGCCGGTCTGGAAGACGTCGATCGGGAACTGGTCATCGTGCTTGCCGTCGGCGATCTCGGCCGCGGCCGCGATGATCGCGTCGGCCTTCTCCGGCGCCAGCAGCCCGAGGTCGGCGTTCACCTGTGCGCAGGCGCCCTTCAGCAGGCCCAGCGCGCGAATCTGGGTGCGCTCGAGGCCCCGGCCCGAGATCGGAAAGTTCTCCACAGCACGCTGGGTTTGCGCTCGCCACAACGCTTTTGCGGGTACACGTACCTCGCCCATGGTGTCGTGCTCGATGCGATATTCGCCGCTTTCGGCCATGAATCAGTTCCTCTTCGTTGGGGTGTGCTATCGCGGTTACGGCAGGGGGTAGGCAGCGGTGCTGTCGCCGGTGAAGTCGATTGCCGAGTACTCGTTGAGCTTCGAAAGCCGGTGGTAGGCCTCGATCATGCGGATGGTGCCCGACTTGGACCGCATCACGATCGACTGGGTGGTGCAGCCGCCGGGGGAGTACCGGACGCCCTTGAGCAGATCGCCGTCGGTGACCCCGGTGGCGCAGAAGAAGACGTTGTCACCGGACACCAGATCTTCGGTGGTCAGGATCTGGTCCAGGTCGTAGCCGGCGTCGAGCGCCTTGCGGCGTTCGGCGTCGTCGCGCGGCGCCAGTTGCGCCTGGATGGCCCCGCCCATGCAGCGGATCGCCGCGGCGGCGATGATCCCCTCCGGGGTGCCGCCGATGCCGGCCAGCATGTCGGTGCCCGATTGGGGCCGGCAGGCCGAGATCGCGCCGGCGACGTCGCCGTCGGTGATCAGCCGGATGCGGGCACCGGTGGCGCGGGTGTCCTCGATGAGCTGGCTGTGCCTCGGCCGATCCAGGATGCACACGGTCATGTCTCGCACCGACAGGTCTTTCACCTTGGCGACCGCGCGGATGTTGTCGGCGATCGGCGCGGTGATGTCGAGCACGTGCGCGGCCTCGGGCCCGACGGCGATCTTGTTCATGTAGAACACCGCCGACGGGTCGAACATCGCGCCGCGATCGGCCACCGCCAGCACGGAGATGGCGTTGGGCATGCCCTTGCTCATCAGCGTGGTGCCATCCACCGGGTCGACGGCGAAGTCGCAGTCCGGGCCGTCGCCGTTGCCGACCTCCTCGCCGTTGTAGAGCATCGGCGCCTCGTCTTTTTCGCCCTCGCCGATGACGACGACCCCGCGCATGGAGACCGAATTGACCAGTTCACGTATCGCGTCGACTGCCGCGCCGTCGCCGCCTTCCTTGTCGCCACGGCCCACCCAGCGGCCGGCGGCCATCGCGCCGGCCTCGGTGACCCGGACCAGCTCCAGAGCTAGGTTGCGGTCTGGAGCCTCGCGGCGCGAGCCGACCTGGGGGTCGGAGCCTGCAGTCGCGGTCGAAGACGAACCGGATCCGGCCGATGCTGTCATGGTTGCTGATTCTCCCAGAAGCTGATCGGTCTGCTGGATCTGGGCTGTGGCTGTTGACGGCGGGCTGGGATACTCGTGGGGTGACCGAGGAGCAGCCCGACGCCGACCAGGCCGGTGAACCGGTACCGGCGGCCAGGCCGGCCAAACCGCGGTTGCTGCAGGACGGCCGCGACATGTTCTGGTCGCTGGCGCCGCTGGTTATCGGATGCATCCTGCTGGCCGGGATGGTCGGGATGTGTTCCTTTCGGCCGACCGGGGCGAACAAGGGCACGATTCCGTCGTACGACGCGGCGACGGCCCTGCGCGCGGACGCCCAGACGCTGGGGTTTCCCATCCGGCTGCCGCAGCTGCCGGCGGGCTGGCAGCCCAACTCCGGCGGCCGCAGCGGCATCGAGAATGGGCGGACGTCGAATGGTCAGCGGCTCGGCGCGGCCACCTCGACGGTGGGATACATCGGCCCGACGGGCATGTACCTGAGCCTCACGCAGAGCAACGCCGACGAGGACAAGCTGGTCGGCTCGATCCATCCGTCGGCGTACCCGACCGGAACGGTCGACGTCGCGGGGACGAACTGGGTCATCTATCGCGGTTCCGGTGACAGTGGTGCCGATGCCGAGCCGGTCTGGACCACCAGGCTGACCAGCCCGGGCGGAGCCGCCCAGATCGCGATCACGGGTGCCGGAACCACCGATCAGTTCCGTACGCTGGCAACGGCGACGCAGTCGCAGGCGCCGCTGCCGACCAGCCGATAGGAGCGACTCGCGTGACAGCACCCGAAGCCGACTTGTCCGGATGGGTGGCGGCACCGTTCACCGGTGGCGGCTACACCCACGACGTCTATCGCAAGGGCACCGGCCCCGGGGTGGTGGTGATTCCCGAGATACCCGGCGCCCATCCCGGGGTGCTCGGCCTGGGTAATCACCTGGTGGACAACGGATTCACGGTTGCCATCCCGTCGCTGTTCGGGGTGGCCGGCAAGGCGAAGACGGTCGGATACACGACGGGCGTCATCGCGCGGGCTTGTGTGGCAAAGGAATTCGCCGCGTTCGCGACGAACAAGCAGCGGCCGGTGTCGTTGTTCCTGCGTGCGCTGGCCCGTGACCTCAAGGCATCGACGGGGGCCAAGGGCGTCGGCGTGATCGGCCAGTGCTTCACCGGCGGCTTCGCGCTGGCCGCGGCGGTCGACGACAGTGTGCTGGCGCCGGTGCTCAGCCAGCCGTCGGTACCGTTGCCGCTCGGTCTGACTCGGCGCAGCGACACCGGGCTCAGTGAGTCCGAGCTGGCCACGATCGCCGAGCGTGCCGCGAACGAAGGCCTGTGCGCCATGGGCTTGCGATTCAGCGAGGACTGGATGTCGCCGCGCGACCGATTCACCGCGCTCAAGGAACGCCTGGGCGACGCGTTCGAGGTGATCGAGATCGACTCGCGGCCGGGCAACGAACACGGCTTCACCAAGATGGCGCACTCGGTGCTCACCGACGAGGTCCGTGAACTCGACGGTCAGCCTGCTTACGAGGCCCGCAAGCGAGTCGTCGAATTCCTCACTGAGCGGCTGACTTAACGTCGGCGGCCGCCTTCCGGCGGGGCAGCCAGCCGCGGCGCGCGGGTGCGTCTTCGTCGGGGTTCACCAGCTCGACGCCCTGGTAGACCGCCAGGTAGACGTCGAGGGTCGTGACGATCAGGATCATCAGCACCGGCCCGATCACGATGCCCCACGGGCCGAACATTGCGATACCGGCGAACACCGACAGCAGCATCAGCGCCGAATTCAGCCGGGCGTCCCGTGGCACCAGGAACGGGCGGAGGAAGTTGTCGATGTTGGTGACCACCAGCAGGTGCCACAGGATGACGAACGCACCGCCGAAGATGTTGCCGTAGAAGATCATTCCGATGCCGAACGGAATTGTCACGATGCCGCCGCCCAGCGGGATGATCGACAGCGCCGTGAGCAGAATCGCGAAAATGAAGAAGCCGTGGTGGAATCCGGCGATGTAGATCGACCCCGCACCCGCGACACCTTGGCACAACGCGATGACGAACTGGCCGAACACGGTGCCGCGCACCATCGCGCCGGTCTTCTTCAGGTACAGATCCGTGACTTCCTCGCCCAGCGGGTTGAGCTGACCGATCAGCGTGCGCAACTTCTCCCGGTGTACCAGCAGCGCGAGAAACACATAGAGAAAAATGATCCCGTAAGTGATGGCACCGAAGACGCTTCCCGCCGCGCCCTGCAAGGTTTGCAACAGCCACTGACCGACATTCTGTGCGCCGGTGACCATCGCCTTTCGCAGCATTTCCGCATTAATCGTGATGTGCAGGAAGGGAACTCGGGCCACTAGGTCGTTGACGATGTGCAGGACTTTGTCGCCGAGCCCGCTCAGGTCGGTGTTCTTGACCCATCCGGAAATGCTGTCGACCATGCGCGAGATCTGGACGACGGCCAAGGCGATGAACAGGCCGACCGGCACAATGACCATCGCCAGCGCCGACAACAGGGTAAAGGTTGCCGACAGGCCGGTGCCCAGCCGCTTGTTGAACCAATTGAACAGGGGCGTGAACAAATACGCACCGACCGCGGCCACCACGATCAGCACAAAATAGTCGCGCAGGAAATACGCGCCGAACGCCAGCGCGATGAGCGTGAAAACCGCGAGGGCGCGTTTCTGAGTGAGCGTGAATTCAGTGTTCATAACGCCCTCCGCGTCGCCGTTGAGCTGAACCTTAGCCCCAGGCGGCGCTATTGGGCAGAGTGCGGTTTGCGCTTGGCGGCGGCCTTGGCCGTCTCGGCCTGCCTCTTCATCTGGCCGAACATGTCCACGTAGTAGGACAGGCACTCGGTTAACGCCTTCTCGGTGGTGAACAGCGGCTGGTAACCGAGGTCGCGGGAGGCCTTGGCGACCGAGAAGAAGTTGTCCAGGTACAGCCGCTCGACCGCCAGCGGCTCCAGCAGCGGCGCGGGAATTCCGAACCGGAAGTGCATCCGCTGCCAGCCGGTCATGGCCGCCCGCACGACGGGCCCGTTGACCCGGATCCGCGGCCAGGGCTGCCCGCAGGCCTCCACCACCGGCCGCGCGAACTCGAACATGTTGATCGGCTCGTCGTCGTTGATGAAGTACGCCTGACCCGGCGCGGTGCCGCCGGGCACCAGATGCTGGGCGGCCAGGATGAAGCCGTGAATCAGGTTGTGCACGTAGGAGTTATCCAGCCGGGCCGACTTGCGGCCGATCAGAACCTTGACGTGGCCGGCGATCACGCTCTCGAACAGCTTCCGGAACATCGTCTGGTCGCCGCGGCCCCAGATGCCGCTGGGCCGGATCGCACACGTCAGCATCCCGTCAACGCCGTTCTGGGACAACACGTATCGCTCGGCGACCACCTTGGTCTCGGTGTAGAGGTCGTTGAATCTAGTGGTGTAGGGCAGCGTTTCGTCGCCGCCGGCGATGGTCTGGCCGCCCATCACCACGCTGTTGGATGACGTGTAGACGAATCGCTGCAGGCCGGCCGCGCGCCCGGCCTCCGCCAGATTCTCGGTGCCGCCGACGTTGATCGCAAAGCTGCGCTGACGGTATTCGTCGGTCACCGACGCCCCACCCAGCAGCTCGATGATCGCCGCGGTGTGAAAGACGGTGTCGATGCCGGCCACCGCCTGCGCGCAGACGTCCTTGTCGGTGATGTCGCCCTGCAGCACCTCCAGCTGTGAGTGCGGGGCGAGCGGCGACGGCGCGCGGTCGAAGGAACGCACCGAATATCCGCGGTCGAGCAAGGTGGTCACCAGGTTGGCGCCGACGAATCCGGAGCCCCCGGTGACCAGGACGCGGCCCAGTTCGGTTGTCAGTGCTGCATCACCCATGCCGGACAGCATAACTGAAACACGTTCCAGTTTTGCAAAAATCACCGAATTCGTTTTGCATAGATGGTTCGATTTAAGCCTCGTCGCCTTGCCCGGCTGCCAGTGCATCCTCTACTCGCTTGCGGGCGCCAGCTAAGTGTTCTTCACATCGTTTTGCCAGCTGTTCGCCTCTTTCCCACAGCTTCAGCGATGCGTCGAGGTCCAGCCCGCCTTGCTCCAACAGGCGCACGACCTCGATCAGCTCGTCGCGACAGGCTTCGTAACCGAGTTGACTAATGGGCGTAGCCGAGTCGGCCCCATCGCCGTCGTTGTCAGTGACCATCGGTCAGCCCCTCACTCAACGCCGCTACGGCACCGTCGGAAACCCGCACCCGCAGCCGGGTGCCGGCCGGTGCGTCGTCGACCGAGCGCAGCACCCGCGGCGCGTCGGAGGATCCGGTGGCCGGAACCGCCTGCACCACCGCGTACCCCCGTGCCAAGGTCGCCGCCGGGCCCAGCGTAGCCAGCCGTGCGGACAGGTGGCCGACGCGCTCGGATTCGGCGGCGACCAGCCGGGTGATGTCACGGCGCACCGCCGAGCGGGCGCGGTGGATCTCCTCGGCGCGCGCAGTCAGTGCCGTCAGCGGCTCGGCCAGCACCGGGCGGCTGCGCAACTGGGTCAGCGCGCGCTGTTCGCGAGTCACCCAATTGCGCAGTGCCTGAGCACTGCGCCGGCGCATGTCCTGTATTCCTCGCTGCTCGGCGGCGGTGTCCGGGACCACCCTCTTGGCCGCATCGGTCGGGGTGGCCGCGCGCAGGTCCGCGACCAGATCACACAGCGGGTTGTCGGGTTCGTGGCCGACCGCGCTGATCACCGGGGTGCGGCAGGCCGCGATCGCGCGGCACAGCGTCTCGTCGGAGAACGGCAGCAGGTCCTCGACGCTGCCGCCGCCGCGGGCCAGCACGATGACGTCGACGTCCTGGTCGCGGTCGAGTTCGCGTAACGCCTCGACGATCTGGGCGACCGCGTTGGGTCCCTGGACGGCGGTGTTGCGCACCGCGAACCGGACCGCAGGCCAGCGGGTGCCGGCCACCGTCGTCACGTCGCGCTCGGCGGCACTCGCCCTGCCGGTGATCAGCCCAATCATGTTTGGCAGGAAGGGGATTGGCCGTTTGAGCCTCGGGTCGAAGAGGCCTTCGGCATCGAGCAGCCGGCGCAGCCGGTCGATGCGGGCCAGCAGTTCGCCGACGCCGACGGCGCGAATCTCACTGAGCCGCAACGAGAATGTGCCGCGCCCGGTGTAGAACGAGGGCTTGCCGCAGACCACCACCTGCGTGCCCTCGACCAACTTCACCGGCGCGTTCAGTACCAGGTCGCGCGGGCACGTCACGGTCAGTGACATGTCGGCGGCCGGGTCGCGCAGCACCATGAACACGGTCTTGGAATCGGCCCGAACGTTGACCTGGGCCAATTGTCCTTCCACCCAGACGGTTCCGAGCTTGTCGATCCAGCCCGCCACCCGGATCGCGACGGCGCGAACCGGGAACGGGTTCTCGGCCGAGTTCGCTTCCGAATTTGCCGCTCGGGTCACTTCGCGGTCGCGCGGGTGATCCTGTTGGCCAGCAACGTCTGAAACGGTGCCCGGGCCTTCGTGGCCTGCTCGTAGGCCAGCAGATCCTCCAGCTCGTCGACGCTGAGCGACTGCACCCGGGCCCGCAGCTGGGCCAGCGTCAGCGCCGGGTAGTCGAGCTCGGCTGCCACCGACGGCTCCGGAACCGATTTCTTGGACGTTGGCTTGCTCGGGGCGCCGGCGTCTATCGCGGCCTCGGCCACCGAGTACAACGCGAAGCGCCCCTCGGCCCGGCGATCGCCCCCGGCGCCGTCCGGCAACTCGGCGAAACCGCCGTCGATGGCGACTTCGGAGTCCTCGTCGAACGTCGCCCATTCCGGCTTTTCATCCCTGGGCGGAAAGATCGATTCCAGGGTGGAGTCGCCCTTGTTCACCAGCTCTGCCAGATTCTGCTGAAATCGCATCACGATGTGCGCCGCCTGACTGACCACCGTCATCGGGTACATCAGGATCGTCTTCGGCAGTCTGATGGTCTCCTCGACGGCGACCGTCGCCGCGCCGACCAGTAGCCGAACTCCATACGGTGCAGAAGCCATGGGTCCAAGATTGCCCTAAGCAACGGCTAACTCCAAGCCCGGCACCGCGAGCTGGCAGGCCCGTGTCGGCAGAACGTACGCTGGAGCCCATGGCGCCGACCGTCGACATGGGAATTCCCGGCGCATCCAGCTCGGTAGCCAACGATCCGGCCCGCAAGCGGGTGCTGCTGGCCGAGCCGCGTGGCTACTGCGCGGGTGTGGACCGGGCCGTCGAGACGGTCGAGCGCGCCCTGCAGAAGCACGGCGCCCCGGTGTACGTCCGGCATGAGATCGTGCACAACCGGCACGTCGTCGACACCCTGCAAAAGGCCGGCGCGGTTTTCGTCGAGGAGACCGATCAGGTCCCCGAGGGCGCCATCGTGGTGTTCTCCGCGCACGGCGTCGCGCCGACGGTGCACGCTGCCGCCGCCGAACGCAACCTGCACACCATCGACGCCACCTGCCCGCTGGTCACCAAGGTGCACAACGAGGCGCGGCGCTTCGCCCGCAACGACTTCGACATCCTGCTGATCGGCCACGAGGGCCACGAGGAGGTCGTCGGCACCGCCGGGGAGGCGCCCGACCACGTGCAGCTGGTCGATGGGGTCGCCTCGGTCGACAACGTGACGATTCGTGACGAGAACAAGGTGGTGTGGCTCTCGCAGACCACGCTGTCCGTCGACGAGACCATGGAGATCGTCGAGCGGCTGCGGCAGCGGTTCCCCAAGCTGCAGGATCCGCCCAGCGACGACATTTGCTATGCGACCCAGAACCGGCAGGTCGCGGTCAAGGCGATGGCACCGGAGTGCGAGCTGGTGATCGTCGTCGGGTCCCGCAATTCGTCGAACTCGGTGCGGCTGGTGGAAGTGGCGCTGGGTGGCGGGGCCACGGCCGCCTACCTCGTCGACTGGGCCGACGACATCGACCCGGCCTGGCTCGACGGCGTCACGACGGTGGGCGTCACCTCCGGAGCATCGGTCCCCGAGGTGCTGGTGCGTGGCGTGCTCGAGCGTCTCGCCGAATGCGGCTTCGACATCGTGCAACCGGTGTCGACGGCCCAGGAGACGCTGGTGTTCGCGCTGCCCCGCGAGATCCGGTCGCTGCTTTAGGCGCGCCGGGAGTCGGGTCGCCTACGACCTAGGCGTCGTACTCCCAGGAGTCGGCCGGGGGATGTTCCTGAGAACGACCGTTCGTCCGCGGCCGGTTGCGGCGATCCCCGCGCGGCTCACCCCGGCGCTCGTCTGCCGGGCCCGATCCGCGGTAACGGACCTGCGAGATCGGGTGGTGCGTCGGGTTGGCGCCGGTCCTGCCGTTGGGTGCGGCCTGACGCCGCCGCTGTTCCGGCGCGGGCTGGTAGGACTCGTAGGGCTCATAGGACGGGTAGCGGCCGAACGGCTCCGACGAGACGGGCGGTCCGTAGCGGTCGTAGTCCTCGTAGCGGCCGCCGCGAGCAGCCGGGCGTTCGTAGGGGTTGCGCCGGCGCGGGTCGCGACGGCCTTCCCGCTGCGACTGTCCGCGCCCGTCGGGATCGCCATCCGGTCGCGGACGCCGCCGCGAGGGCCGGCGTGCTGGGTCGGCGGGGTCGTAGTCGCGCGGCGGGGTCTGGCGCCGCCGGCGCGGCCGCTCGGCCGTCGGGTCGTACTCCTCCTCCGGCGAGGGGCGCGCGTGCCGGGACCGGCTTCGGGTCGAACCCGTGGCGGGCCGGCCGCTGCGCGCCGTTCGGCTGCTTTGGGCCGAGCCTCTCGAGTGGCTGCGCGGCGAATCGGTGGCCTCTTCTTCGTCGGCCTCGTCGTCGGAGGACGCGACGCCCAGCAGCGAGTTCAGTTTCGAGCTGATTGCGCGGAAGAAGGGCGATTTCTCCGCAACCGTGGCGCTGGGGGTCGCGGCGTCGTCAGCCGCGCCGGCAGTGGCCGGCCGCTGCGACATGCCCAAGTACCACCGGATCAGGCCGATCAGCAGGACGCCGCCGGCGGCGCCCAGCATCAGCGGGAAACGTTCGATGAGCGGATAGCCGCAGTTGATCAGCAGGTCCTTGACGCTGCCGATCTTGCCGCCGTGGAACAGCCAGTAGGCGCCGGGCACCGCGCAGAACAGGATCAGTGGCGGCTGGATGACGGCGGTGAACAGGCCTTCCTGGCGTACCGCCAGCACGGCCACCACGCAGCCCGCTATATAGAGGCCGGCGAAGATACCGGTCAGCTCCTTGTGGCCGGCTCCGGAGTCGATGCCATACCCGATGGCAGTCGCGGTCACGGCGATGAGCAAGGCTATCCACGACGGCACACCCGGGATGCCGGGGTAGATCGAGCGATGGGCAGCTTCTGCTGCCGAGGTTCCCCGCTGCGCTGACACATGTAGACCGTACCGGCAATGGGCGAAAACGCCCGTAAATACCTTGTTAGGGATGCCGGGCGTGCCACGGGCTTGCCCAGGAAAGGAGCCGCTGGCGACCTGGCCGTGGCGCGGAGCCCTAAACTTGGTTCCCCGTGAGCCTGAGCCTGGGAATCGTGGGCCTGCCGAACGTGGGCAAGTCGACCCTGTTTAACGCCCTGACCCGCAACAACGTGGTCGCGGCCAACTATCCGTTCGCGACGATCGAACCGAACGAGGGCGTCGTCGCGCTGCCCGATCCGCGACTCGACAAGCTGGCCGAGATGTTCGATTCCGAGAAGATCGTGCCGGCGCCTGTGACATTCGTCGACATCGCCGGGATCGTGAAGGGCGCCTCCGAGGGTGCCGGGCTGGGCAACAAGTTTCTGGCCAACATCCGCGAGTGTGACGCGATCTGTCAGGTGGTGCGGGTGTTCGCCGACGACGACGTCGTGCACGTCGACGGCAAGGTCGATCCGGGTTCCGACATCGAGGTGATCGAGACCGAGCTGATCCTCGCCGACATGCAGACCCTGGAGAAGGCCGTCCCGCGGCTGGAGAAGGAAGCCCGCAACAACAAGGAGCGCAAGCCCGTGCACGAGGCGGCCGTCGCCGCCGAGGCCGTGCTGAACTCGGGCAAGACCCTCTTCGCCGCCGGGGTCGATGCGTCGCTGCTGCGCGAGCTGAACCTGATGACCACCAAGCCGTTTCTGTATGTGTTCAACGCCGACGAGGCCGTGCTCACCGACGATGCCCGCAAGGCCGAGCTGCGCGCGATGGTCGCACCCGCCGACGCGGTGTTCCTCGACGCGAAGATCGAATCCGAACTGGTCGAACTCGACGACGAGTCGGCCGCCGAGCTGCTGGAGTCCATCGGGCAGACCGAGCGCGGCCTGGATGCGTTGGCGCGGGCCGGTTTTCACACCCTGAAGCTGCAGACCTATCTGACGGCGGGCCCAAAAGAGTCGCGCGCGTGGGTGATTCATCAGGGCGATACCGCGCCCAAGGCCGCTGGGGTGATCCACACCGATTTCGAGAAGGGCTTCAT
This genomic interval carries:
- a CDS encoding class II fumarate hydratase encodes the protein MAESGEYRIEHDTMGEVRVPAKALWRAQTQRAVENFPISGRGLERTQIRALGLLKGACAQVNADLGLLAPEKADAIIAAAAEIADGKHDDQFPIDVFQTGSGTSSNMNTNEVIASIAAANGVTVHPNDDVNMSQSSNDTFPTATHIAATEAAVRHLIPALEVLHDALATKASEWHTVVKSGRTHLMDAVPVTLGQEFSGYARQIEAGIERVRATLPRLGELAIGGTAVGTGLNAPDGFGPRVVEALVASTGLSELRTAANSFEAQAARDGLVEASGALRTIAVSLTKIANDIRWMGSGPLTGLAEIALPDLQPGSSIMPGKVNPVLPEAVTQVAAQVIGNDAAVAVGGLSGAFELNVYIPMMARNVLESFKLLTNVSKLFAERCIVGLKANEEHLRELAESSPSIVTPLNSAIGYEEAAAVAKQALKEKKTIRQTVIDRGLIGDKLSIEELDRRLDVLAMAKVKPAN
- a CDS encoding DUF4245 domain-containing protein, with the protein product MTEEQPDADQAGEPVPAARPAKPRLLQDGRDMFWSLAPLVIGCILLAGMVGMCSFRPTGANKGTIPSYDAATALRADAQTLGFPIRLPQLPAGWQPNSGGRSGIENGRTSNGQRLGAATSTVGYIGPTGMYLSLTQSNADEDKLVGSIHPSAYPTGTVDVAGTNWVIYRGSGDSGADAEPVWTTRLTSPGGAAQIAITGAGTTDQFRTLATATQSQAPLPTSR
- a CDS encoding dienelactone hydrolase family protein, with translation MTAPEADLSGWVAAPFTGGGYTHDVYRKGTGPGVVVIPEIPGAHPGVLGLGNHLVDNGFTVAIPSLFGVAGKAKTVGYTTGVIARACVAKEFAAFATNKQRPVSLFLRALARDLKASTGAKGVGVIGQCFTGGFALAAAVDDSVLAPVLSQPSVPLPLGLTRRSDTGLSESELATIAERAANEGLCAMGLRFSEDWMSPRDRFTALKERLGDAFEVIEIDSRPGNEHGFTKMAHSVLTDEVRELDGQPAYEARKRVVEFLTERLT
- the glpX gene encoding class II fructose-bisphosphatase, coding for MTASAGSGSSSTATAGSDPQVGSRREAPDRNLALELVRVTEAGAMAAGRWVGRGDKEGGDGAAVDAIRELVNSVSMRGVVVIGEGEKDEAPMLYNGEEVGNGDGPDCDFAVDPVDGTTLMSKGMPNAISVLAVADRGAMFDPSAVFYMNKIAVGPEAAHVLDITAPIADNIRAVAKVKDLSVRDMTVCILDRPRHSQLIEDTRATGARIRLITDGDVAGAISACRPQSGTDMLAGIGGTPEGIIAAAAIRCMGGAIQAQLAPRDDAERRKALDAGYDLDQILTTEDLVSGDNVFFCATGVTDGDLLKGVRYSPGGCTTQSIVMRSKSGTIRMIEAYHRLSKLNEYSAIDFTGDSTAAYPLP
- a CDS encoding adenylate/guanylate cyclase domain-containing protein, which translates into the protein MAIEYAIDLALSYIIAVIDVAAILIPLRGHTSAATSVVFAEKDTAIVVVLVLLGIIGVAVSGVFSLVPTLRWYAAGEEPTTAQRETAMKLAGRQTAILLVAWGLAGSIFVLLNLDGGAALLLPMVLGVLLGGPAAAGTGMLLAQRTLRPIMGEATRGLEPRLAVPGVFARLVMLWFLVSALPIGVVATLVVLRSYGLLIQKSASLDVPILVVSLAALLLGLPTMILTSRSISDPIGEVVDAMAQVQRGNIDTTVGSYERSQIGRLQTGFNRMVAGLAERDRLRDLFGRHVGADVAQRAIEEGASLSGDVVEAAVLFIDLVGSTQLAESRPPQEVADVLNDFFRIVVDAVDEHNGLINKFAGDAALAIFGVPLRTGEPSSAALATARTLGTQLRRLPVDFGIGVSAGRVFAGNIGAENRYEYTVIGDAVNEAARLADLAKTSDRRILCSAAAIERADEAERGHWAQCYSTVLRGRSEATHVSAPAGPD